A window of Macrotis lagotis isolate mMagLag1 chromosome X, bilby.v1.9.chrom.fasta, whole genome shotgun sequence contains these coding sequences:
- the AP1M2 gene encoding AP-1 complex subunit mu-2 isoform X1: protein MSASAVFILDMKGKPLICRNYKGDVNMAEIDHFMPLLMQKEEEGALTPLLTHGRVHFLWIKHSNLYLVATTLKNANASLVYSFLYKAVEVFSEYFKELEEESIRDNFVIVYELLDELMDFGFPQTTDSKILQEYITQQGNKLETGKSRVPPTVTNAVSWRSEGIKYKKNEVFIDVIESVNLLVNANGSVLLSEIVGTIKLKVFLSGMPELRLGLNDRVLFELTGLSGNKNKSVELEDVKFHQCVRLSRFDNDRTISFIPPDGDFELMSYRLNTQVKPLIWIESVIEKFSHSRVEIMVKAKGQFKKQSVANSVEIAVPVPSDADSPRFKTSVGSAKYLPEKNVVIWNIKSFPGGKEYLMRAHFGLPSVEKEEVEGRPPISVKFEIPYFTVSGIQVRYMKIIEKSGYQALPWVRYITQSGDYQLRTS from the exons ATGTCTGCCTCGGCCGTGTTCATTCTGGACATGAAGGGGAAG CCATTGATCTGTCGGAACTACAAGGGGGATGTGAACATGGCAGAGATTGACCACTTCATGCCCTTGCTGAtgcagaaggaagaagagggagccCTGACCCCCCTGCTGACCCACGGCAGAGTGCACTTCTTGTGGATCAAACACAGCAATCTTTACT TGGTAGCCACTACGCTCAAGAATGCCAATGCTTCCCTGGTGTATTCATTCCTCTACAAGGCTGTGGAG GTATTCTCTGAGTACTTCAAGGAGCTAGAGGAGGAGAGCATCAGAGACAATTTCGTCATAGTCTATGAACTGTTGGATGAGCTCATGGATTTTGGCTTTCCACAGACCACAGACAGCAAAATCCTCCAGGA gtACATTACCCAGCAGGGCAACAAATTAGAGACAGGAAAATCTCGGGTACCCCCAACAGTCACCAATGCTGTGTCTTGGCGCTCAGAGGGTATCAAATATAAGAAGAATGAGGTTTTCATTGATGTTATTGAATCTGTCAACCTCCTG GTCAATGCCAATGGAAGTGTGCTGTTGAGTGAGATTGTGGGTACCATCAAGCTGAAGGTGTTCTTGTCTGGCATGCCAGAGTTGAGATTGGGCCTCAATGACAGAGTGCTTTTTGAACTCACGGGCC TTTCAGGCAACAAAAACAAGTCTGTTGAATTGGAAGATGTTAAATTTCATCAGTGTGTACGGCTTTCAAGATTTGACAATGATCGAACCATCTCCTTCATCCCACCTGATGGTgattttgaactcatgtcttatCGGCTCAACACCCAG GTAAAACCACTGATCTGGATTGAGTCTGTCATTGAGAAGTTTTCACACAGCCGAGTAGAAATTATGGTTAAG GCTAAGGGTCAGTTTAAGAAGCAGTCAGTGGCCAACAGTGTGGAGATTGCAGTCCCAGTGCCCAGCGATGCAGACTCCCCTCGATTCAAAACCAGTGTTGGTAGTGCCAAGTACTTGCCTGAGAAAAATGTGGTTATCTGGAACATCAAGTCCTTTCCT GGAGGAAAGGAGTACCTAATGAGAGCTCACTTTGGCTTACCCAGTGTGGAGAAAGAGGAGGTGGAGGGCCGGCCACCCATCTCTGTCAAGTTTGAGATTCCTTATTTCACTGTCTCTGGGATTCAG GTCCGGTACATGAAGATCATTGAGAAGAGTGGGTACCAGGCCCTTCCCTGGGTTCGATATATCACCCAGAGTGGGG ATTATCAGCTTCGTACCAGTTAG
- the AP1M2 gene encoding AP-1 complex subunit mu-2 isoform X2: MSASAVFILDMKGKPLICRNYKGDVNMAEIDHFMPLLMQKEEEGALTPLLTHGRVHFLWIKHSNLYLVATTLKNANASLVYSFLYKAVEVFSEYFKELEEESIRDNFVIVYELLDELMDFGFPQTTDSKILQEYITQQGNKLETGKSRVPPTVTNAVSWRSEGIKYKKNEVFIDVIESVNLLVNANGSVLLSEIVGTIKLKVFLSGMPELRLGLNDRVLFELTGRNKNKSVELEDVKFHQCVRLSRFDNDRTISFIPPDGDFELMSYRLNTQVKPLIWIESVIEKFSHSRVEIMVKAKGQFKKQSVANSVEIAVPVPSDADSPRFKTSVGSAKYLPEKNVVIWNIKSFPGGKEYLMRAHFGLPSVEKEEVEGRPPISVKFEIPYFTVSGIQVRYMKIIEKSGYQALPWVRYITQSGDYQLRTS, from the exons ATGTCTGCCTCGGCCGTGTTCATTCTGGACATGAAGGGGAAG CCATTGATCTGTCGGAACTACAAGGGGGATGTGAACATGGCAGAGATTGACCACTTCATGCCCTTGCTGAtgcagaaggaagaagagggagccCTGACCCCCCTGCTGACCCACGGCAGAGTGCACTTCTTGTGGATCAAACACAGCAATCTTTACT TGGTAGCCACTACGCTCAAGAATGCCAATGCTTCCCTGGTGTATTCATTCCTCTACAAGGCTGTGGAG GTATTCTCTGAGTACTTCAAGGAGCTAGAGGAGGAGAGCATCAGAGACAATTTCGTCATAGTCTATGAACTGTTGGATGAGCTCATGGATTTTGGCTTTCCACAGACCACAGACAGCAAAATCCTCCAGGA gtACATTACCCAGCAGGGCAACAAATTAGAGACAGGAAAATCTCGGGTACCCCCAACAGTCACCAATGCTGTGTCTTGGCGCTCAGAGGGTATCAAATATAAGAAGAATGAGGTTTTCATTGATGTTATTGAATCTGTCAACCTCCTG GTCAATGCCAATGGAAGTGTGCTGTTGAGTGAGATTGTGGGTACCATCAAGCTGAAGGTGTTCTTGTCTGGCATGCCAGAGTTGAGATTGGGCCTCAATGACAGAGTGCTTTTTGAACTCACGGGCC GCAACAAAAACAAGTCTGTTGAATTGGAAGATGTTAAATTTCATCAGTGTGTACGGCTTTCAAGATTTGACAATGATCGAACCATCTCCTTCATCCCACCTGATGGTgattttgaactcatgtcttatCGGCTCAACACCCAG GTAAAACCACTGATCTGGATTGAGTCTGTCATTGAGAAGTTTTCACACAGCCGAGTAGAAATTATGGTTAAG GCTAAGGGTCAGTTTAAGAAGCAGTCAGTGGCCAACAGTGTGGAGATTGCAGTCCCAGTGCCCAGCGATGCAGACTCCCCTCGATTCAAAACCAGTGTTGGTAGTGCCAAGTACTTGCCTGAGAAAAATGTGGTTATCTGGAACATCAAGTCCTTTCCT GGAGGAAAGGAGTACCTAATGAGAGCTCACTTTGGCTTACCCAGTGTGGAGAAAGAGGAGGTGGAGGGCCGGCCACCCATCTCTGTCAAGTTTGAGATTCCTTATTTCACTGTCTCTGGGATTCAG GTCCGGTACATGAAGATCATTGAGAAGAGTGGGTACCAGGCCCTTCCCTGGGTTCGATATATCACCCAGAGTGGGG ATTATCAGCTTCGTACCAGTTAG